The Methylomonas koyamae genome has a segment encoding these proteins:
- a CDS encoding heavy metal translocating P-type ATPase metal-binding domain-containing protein, which produces MTDEIKKDCDLCGLTVEVAGFELKTVDGDKKFCCEGCKGIYQMLHEAQVLPDQDDARQPHS; this is translated from the coding sequence ATGACGGATGAAATTAAAAAAGATTGCGATCTTTGCGGCTTGACGGTTGAAGTAGCGGGTTTTGAACTTAAAACCGTCGACGGCGACAAAAAATTCTGCTGCGAAGGCTGTAAAGGTATTTACCAAATGTTGCATGAGGCGCAGGTATTGCCCGACCAGGATGACGCCCGGCAGCCGCATTCTTAA
- a CDS encoding aspartate kinase codes for MGLYVYKFGGTSVGSVERIKAVAEKVKTAHDKGDQIVVVVSAMSGETNRLVALAKELQPQPTDRELDVLLSTGEQVTIALLSMALHHIGVEAKSYTGPQVRILTDSAFTKARIREIDEANIRADLEAGRVVVVAGFQGVDERGNITTLGRGGSDTTGVALAAALKADECHIYTDVDGVYTTDPRVVPKARRLEQITFEEMLEMASLGSKVLQIRSVEFAGKYNVKLRVLSSFMEGNGTLITYEESEMEKALISGIAFNRDEAKLTLTGVPDLPGVASKILGPIAAENIEVDMIVQNISAHGTTDFTFTVNRNDFVRAKNVLEGLKADLGGSTTVIGDNTIVKVSIVGVGMRSHAGIASTMFKVLANEGINIQMISTSEIKISVVVDEKYLELAVRALHTAFGLDQQ; via the coding sequence ATGGGATTGTACGTATATAAGTTCGGTGGCACCTCGGTCGGCTCGGTCGAGCGGATCAAGGCGGTAGCCGAGAAAGTCAAGACAGCCCACGACAAGGGCGATCAAATCGTTGTCGTCGTATCGGCGATGAGCGGTGAAACCAACCGTCTGGTGGCGCTGGCCAAAGAATTGCAGCCGCAACCGACCGACCGCGAGTTGGACGTACTGTTGTCCACCGGTGAACAGGTGACCATCGCGCTGCTGTCGATGGCGCTGCATCACATCGGCGTGGAAGCCAAGTCCTATACCGGCCCGCAAGTACGGATTCTGACCGACAGCGCCTTTACCAAGGCCCGCATCCGCGAAATCGACGAGGCCAATATCCGCGCCGACTTGGAAGCTGGCCGAGTCGTGGTCGTGGCTGGTTTTCAGGGCGTCGACGAGCGCGGCAATATCACGACGTTAGGACGCGGCGGCTCGGATACCACCGGTGTGGCGTTGGCGGCGGCGCTTAAAGCCGACGAATGCCACATCTATACCGACGTCGATGGCGTTTATACCACCGATCCGCGCGTGGTACCCAAAGCGCGACGCTTGGAGCAGATTACCTTCGAGGAAATGCTGGAAATGGCCAGCCTCGGCTCCAAAGTGTTGCAAATCCGTTCGGTCGAGTTCGCCGGCAAATACAATGTCAAATTGCGCGTCTTGTCTTCGTTCATGGAAGGCAACGGCACCCTAATCACCTACGAGGAATCAGAAATGGAAAAAGCGTTAATTTCAGGCATCGCATTTAACCGGGACGAGGCCAAACTGACCTTGACCGGTGTGCCTGATTTACCGGGTGTGGCGTCGAAAATCCTGGGGCCGATCGCCGCCGAGAATATCGAGGTGGACATGATCGTGCAGAACATTTCCGCGCACGGCACTACCGACTTTACCTTCACTGTCAACCGTAACGACTTTGTCCGCGCCAAGAATGTGTTGGAAGGCTTAAAAGCCGATTTGGGCGGTAGCACCACGGTGATCGGCGACAACACCATCGTTAAGGTGTCTATCGTCGGCGTCGGCATGCGCTCGCACGCCGGCATTGCCAGCACCATGTTCAAAGTGTTGGCGAACGAAGGCATCAACATTCAAATGATTTCCACCTCTGAAATTAAGATTTCCGTTGTCGTCGACGAGAAATATCTGGAGTTGGCGGTGCGGGCATTGCACACCGCATTCGGTCTGGATCAGCAGTAG